One window of Mesorhizobium loti R88b genomic DNA carries:
- a CDS encoding ammonium transporter, with product MKTTGRVAALSSLALAALGTVSAFAQTVAPAAAAATPAAAPTPVLDTGNTAWMLTSTALVLMMTIPGLALFYGGMVRKKNVLATIMQSFAITCLVTVLWFMFGYSLAFSTNDSASLNNYIGGASRFFHHGITVSTLWLPGVANIPEFVFSMFQMTFAIITPALIAGAFAERMKFSALLIFMALWLLIVYAPIAHWVWGGGFLGAAGVLDFAGGTVVHINAGVAGLVCALVLGKREGYGTTNMAPHNLVYSVIGASLLWVGWFGFNAGSELAADGLAGAAMLNTQVATAAAALAWMFAEWIVAKKPSVLGIISGAVAGLVAVTPASGFVNPTGAFIVGIVAGVVCYLSAVKVKHMFGYDDSLDAFGVHGVGGVVGALLTGVLADPAINALGKDASIGKQLYGIAFTILWTAVATFVILYIVKALVGLRPTTQEEVEGLDISQHGEVVP from the coding sequence ATGAAGACGACGGGACGCGTGGCGGCGCTGAGCTCGCTCGCTCTCGCTGCATTGGGCACGGTCTCTGCATTCGCGCAGACCGTAGCTCCCGCCGCAGCCGCGGCAACGCCGGCTGCTGCCCCCACCCCGGTGCTCGATACCGGCAATACCGCCTGGATGCTGACCTCGACGGCACTCGTGCTGATGATGACCATCCCCGGCCTGGCGCTGTTCTACGGCGGCATGGTGCGCAAGAAGAACGTGCTCGCCACCATCATGCAGAGCTTTGCCATCACCTGCCTGGTGACGGTGCTGTGGTTCATGTTCGGCTATTCGCTGGCCTTCTCCACCAATGACTCCGCAAGCCTGAACAACTACATCGGCGGCGCTTCAAGGTTCTTCCATCACGGCATCACCGTCTCGACGCTGTGGCTGCCGGGCGTGGCGAACATTCCTGAATTCGTCTTCTCGATGTTCCAGATGACCTTCGCCATCATCACCCCCGCGCTGATTGCCGGCGCCTTTGCCGAGCGCATGAAATTCTCGGCTCTGCTGATCTTCATGGCGCTGTGGCTGCTCATCGTCTACGCGCCGATCGCGCATTGGGTCTGGGGCGGCGGCTTCCTTGGCGCGGCTGGCGTGCTCGACTTTGCCGGCGGCACGGTCGTCCATATCAACGCCGGTGTGGCCGGTCTCGTCTGCGCGCTCGTTCTCGGCAAGCGCGAAGGCTATGGCACCACCAACATGGCGCCGCACAACCTGGTCTATTCGGTCATCGGCGCTTCGCTGCTGTGGGTCGGCTGGTTCGGCTTCAACGCCGGTTCGGAACTGGCGGCTGACGGCCTCGCCGGTGCTGCCATGCTCAACACCCAGGTCGCCACCGCCGCGGCGGCGCTGGCCTGGATGTTCGCCGAATGGATCGTCGCCAAGAAGCCTTCCGTGCTCGGCATCATCTCGGGTGCTGTCGCCGGCCTGGTGGCGGTGACGCCTGCTTCCGGCTTCGTCAACCCGACCGGCGCCTTCATCGTCGGCATCGTCGCCGGCGTGGTCTGCTACCTCTCGGCGGTCAAGGTGAAGCATATGTTCGGCTATGACGACTCGCTCGACGCCTTTGGCGTCCATGGCGTCGGCGGCGTGGTCGGCGCGTTGCTGACCGGCGTGCTCGCTGATCCGGCGATCAATGCGCTCGGCAAGGACGCTTCGATTGGCAAGCAGCTCTATGGCATCGCCTTCACCATCCTGTGGACGGCGGTTGCCACCTTCGTGATCCTCTACATCGTCAAGGCGCTGGTCGGCCTGCGTCCGACGACCCAGGAAGAGGTCGAGGGCCTCGACATCTCCCAGCATGGCGAAGTGGTGCCGTAA
- a CDS encoding DNA translocase FtsK, producing the protein MRSGASAPLALADTGHGIQAFARRQVGRLVGAGLFLSVAFGVASLATWNVADPSFSHATNNTVTNAMGYAGAVFSDLAMQFFGLAAVAALVPAVIWGYLLFSARGVDRLPKRGLFWFGFALLAAAIAGCIVPPKTWPLPTGLGGVFGDMVLKIPGVLVGGYPTGLIASVLAVLLAAPTLWLFAYGAALIGRKNGFAVMEEPAAAEPREDDLLFDNDEDEGDEGILALGAITHWWLSLRAWMHRRAVRRRQEREEYEPEMEQRSTAWRRAAERVESAEYAESRVSQDGRARVEPEFFAAMVSDRSVSVDPDDDDVFDRDDEDIDLDDEPVTQRRTAPTAKVQQYRSDAATRVAAPAPRPAPGARVQREAQTSLIGSETFEMPSLHFLSEPKNVVRDASLSKDALEQNARLLEGVLEDFGVKGEIIAVRPGPVVTLYELEPAPGIKSSRVIGLSDDIARSMSAIACRVAVVPGRNAIGIELPNAKRETVYLREILASRDFETTKAKLALALGKTINGEAVIVDIAKMPHVLVAGTTGSGKSVAINTMILSLLYKLTPQECRLIMIDPKMLELSVYDGIPHLLTPVVTDPKKAVVALKWTVREMEDRYRKMSKVGVRNIDGFNARVQQAEKKGEKISRTVQTGFDRQTGEAIYETEDLDLEPMPYIVVIIDEMADLMMVAGKDIEGAVQRLAQMARAAGIHVIMATQRPSVDVITGTIKANFPTRISFQVTSKIDSRTILGEQGAEQLLGMGDMLYMAGGGRIQRVHGPFVADEEVEKIVAHLKLQGVPEYLDAITEDDDEDDDEPSGKGGTGGGGANSNLDDSDDPYDQAVAVVLRDGKASTSYIQRRLGIGYNRAASIIEKMEKEGIVGAANHAGKREILVPTEDDKF; encoded by the coding sequence ATGCGTTCAGGGGCTTCAGCACCGCTCGCGCTGGCCGATACGGGGCACGGCATCCAGGCTTTTGCGCGGCGGCAGGTCGGCCGGCTGGTCGGCGCGGGCCTGTTTCTGTCTGTTGCCTTCGGGGTTGCCAGCCTCGCCACCTGGAACGTTGCCGATCCAAGCTTCTCGCACGCCACGAACAACACCGTCACCAATGCCATGGGCTATGCCGGCGCGGTGTTCTCCGACCTTGCCATGCAGTTCTTCGGGCTTGCCGCGGTCGCCGCGCTGGTTCCGGCCGTCATCTGGGGCTACCTCCTGTTTTCGGCGCGCGGCGTCGACAGGCTGCCCAAGCGCGGGCTGTTCTGGTTCGGTTTCGCGCTGCTCGCCGCCGCGATCGCCGGCTGCATCGTTCCGCCCAAGACCTGGCCTTTGCCGACCGGCCTTGGCGGCGTGTTTGGCGACATGGTGCTCAAGATCCCCGGCGTCCTTGTCGGCGGCTACCCGACCGGGTTGATTGCCAGCGTGCTCGCCGTGCTGCTGGCCGCGCCGACGCTGTGGCTGTTCGCCTATGGCGCGGCGCTGATCGGGCGCAAGAACGGTTTTGCCGTGATGGAAGAACCGGCCGCGGCGGAACCGCGCGAGGACGATCTTCTGTTCGACAATGACGAGGATGAGGGCGACGAAGGCATATTGGCGCTGGGTGCCATTACCCATTGGTGGCTCTCGTTGCGCGCATGGATGCATCGCCGCGCCGTGCGCCGCAGGCAGGAGCGGGAAGAGTATGAACCGGAGATGGAGCAGCGCTCCACCGCCTGGCGGCGCGCCGCCGAACGGGTCGAATCGGCCGAGTACGCTGAATCGCGGGTGAGCCAGGACGGTCGCGCCCGCGTCGAGCCGGAATTCTTCGCCGCCATGGTCAGTGACCGCAGTGTTTCCGTCGATCCGGACGATGACGATGTCTTCGACCGCGACGACGAGGATATCGATCTCGACGACGAGCCCGTCACCCAGCGCCGTACGGCCCCGACGGCCAAGGTGCAGCAGTACCGTTCCGATGCCGCGACCCGCGTCGCGGCGCCGGCACCGCGCCCGGCTCCGGGCGCGCGTGTCCAGCGCGAGGCGCAGACCTCGCTGATCGGCTCGGAAACGTTCGAGATGCCGTCGCTGCATTTCCTGTCCGAGCCCAAGAATGTGGTGCGCGATGCCAGCCTGTCGAAGGACGCGCTGGAGCAGAACGCGCGGCTGCTCGAAGGCGTGCTGGAGGATTTCGGCGTCAAGGGCGAGATCATTGCCGTGCGTCCCGGCCCTGTCGTCACACTCTATGAACTTGAGCCGGCGCCCGGCATCAAGTCGTCGCGCGTCATCGGCCTGTCCGACGACATTGCGCGCTCGATGAGCGCGATCGCCTGCCGCGTCGCCGTGGTGCCCGGCCGCAACGCCATCGGCATCGAACTGCCGAACGCCAAGCGCGAAACCGTCTATCTCAGGGAGATCCTGGCCAGCCGCGACTTCGAAACCACCAAGGCCAAGCTGGCGCTGGCGCTGGGCAAGACCATCAATGGCGAGGCCGTTATCGTCGACATTGCCAAGATGCCGCATGTGCTGGTCGCCGGCACCACCGGCTCGGGCAAGTCGGTTGCCATCAACACCATGATCCTGTCGCTGCTCTACAAGCTGACGCCGCAGGAATGCCGGCTGATCATGATCGACCCGAAGATGCTGGAACTTTCCGTCTATGACGGCATCCCGCATCTTCTGACGCCCGTCGTTACCGATCCCAAGAAGGCGGTGGTGGCGCTGAAATGGACCGTGCGGGAGATGGAGGACCGCTACCGCAAGATGTCCAAGGTCGGCGTGCGCAACATCGACGGCTTCAACGCCCGGGTCCAGCAGGCCGAGAAAAAAGGCGAAAAAATCTCACGCACCGTGCAGACCGGCTTCGACCGCCAGACGGGCGAGGCGATCTACGAGACCGAGGATCTCGACCTCGAGCCGATGCCCTACATCGTCGTCATCATCGACGAAATGGCCGACCTGATGATGGTCGCCGGCAAAGACATCGAAGGCGCGGTGCAGCGCCTGGCGCAGATGGCGCGTGCTGCCGGCATCCATGTCATCATGGCCACGCAACGTCCATCGGTCGACGTCATCACCGGCACCATCAAGGCCAACTTCCCGACCCGTATCTCCTTCCAGGTGACGTCGAAGATCGACAGCCGCACCATTCTGGGCGAGCAGGGCGCCGAGCAGCTGCTCGGCATGGGCGACATGCTCTACATGGCCGGCGGCGGCCGTATCCAGCGCGTGCACGGCCCCTTCGTCGCCGACGAGGAGGTCGAAAAGATCGTCGCGCATCTGAAGCTGCAGGGCGTGCCGGAATATCTCGATGCCATCACCGAGGATGACGACGAGGACGATGACGAGCCGTCCGGCAAGGGCGGGACCGGCGGCGGTGGCGCCAACAGCAATCTGGACGATTCCGACGACCCGTATGACCAGGCGGTGGCCGTGGTGTTGCGCGACGGCAAGGCCTCCACCAGCTACATCCAGCGCCGGCTCGGCATCGGCTATAACAGGGCCGCCTCGATCATCGAGAAGATGGAGAAGGAGGGCATTGTCGGCGCCGCCAATCATGCCGGCAAACGCGAGATCCTGGTGCCGACCGAAGACGACAAATTCTGA
- a CDS encoding outer membrane lipoprotein carrier protein LolA has protein sequence MKNDLSALGNFAPTRRQLLGLGLVAVGAAALNVVPGFELLASAQAAVPAAAQKIADHFSSVKSMSGEFVQFGPKGEQTGGKFFLERPGKIRFNYDGASNFKVISDGKSVVILNKKMNTSDLYPLSKTPLKLLLDDRIDLSGDRVKSVKEEDDLTTIKLSDKSVFGNAMITMMFDPKTYDLRQWTITDAQGKDTTVMIFNTKEGVSFAADTFAIDYTANRELNTKTR, from the coding sequence ATGAAAAACGATCTTTCCGCACTCGGCAATTTCGCCCCGACCCGCCGCCAGCTGCTTGGCCTCGGCCTTGTCGCCGTGGGTGCCGCCGCACTCAATGTGGTGCCCGGCTTCGAATTGCTGGCCTCGGCGCAGGCGGCCGTGCCTGCCGCCGCGCAGAAAATCGCCGACCATTTTTCGTCGGTGAAATCGATGAGCGGGGAATTCGTGCAGTTCGGCCCCAAGGGCGAGCAGACCGGCGGCAAGTTCTTCCTCGAGCGGCCGGGCAAGATCCGCTTCAACTATGATGGCGCCTCGAACTTCAAGGTGATTTCCGACGGCAAGTCGGTGGTCATTCTCAACAAGAAAATGAACACTTCGGATCTCTATCCGCTGTCGAAGACGCCGCTGAAGCTGCTGCTCGACGACCGCATCGACCTCTCCGGCGACCGCGTCAAGAGCGTCAAGGAAGAGGACGACCTCACCACCATCAAGCTCTCCGACAAGTCGGTGTTCGGCAATGCCATGATCACCATGATGTTCGACCCGAAAACCTATGACCTGCGCCAGTGGACGATCACCGACGCCCAGGGCAAGGACACCACGGTGATGATCTTCAACACCAAGGAAGGCGTCAGCTTCGCCGCCGACACTTTTGCCATCGACTATACGGCCAACCGCGAGCTGAACACCAAGACGCGGTAG
- a CDS encoding exodeoxyribonuclease III, producing MPFSIATWNINSVRLRMPIVERLLDEYAPDVLCLQETKVPDELFPEKAFRRLGYQHIAFHGQKGYHGVATVARRPIELVEKRRFCEIEDSRHLSVTVQAGGKTILVHNFYVPAGGDEPNPEISKKFKHKLDFVAEMNVIRAEHSEVSASVLVGDLNIAPLEHDVWSHKQLLNVVSHTPVETENFEAMRLAGDWVDLMRLNVPLEQKLYTWWSYRAQDWEASNRGRRLDHVWSSPNLVPDFAGYEILRAARGWERPSDHVPVIARFDLD from the coding sequence ATGCCTTTTTCGATTGCCACCTGGAACATCAACTCCGTCCGCCTGCGCATGCCGATCGTCGAGCGCCTGTTGGATGAGTACGCCCCCGATGTGCTCTGCCTGCAGGAAACGAAAGTTCCCGATGAGCTGTTTCCCGAAAAGGCGTTCCGCAGGCTCGGCTACCAGCACATCGCCTTTCATGGCCAGAAGGGCTATCACGGCGTGGCGACGGTTGCGCGGCGGCCGATTGAGCTGGTCGAAAAGCGCCGCTTCTGCGAGATCGAGGACAGCCGGCATCTGTCGGTGACGGTGCAGGCCGGCGGCAAGACGATCCTCGTCCACAATTTCTACGTTCCGGCGGGTGGTGACGAACCCAATCCCGAGATCAGCAAGAAGTTCAAGCACAAGCTCGATTTCGTCGCCGAGATGAACGTCATCCGCGCCGAGCACAGCGAGGTGTCCGCCTCGGTGCTGGTCGGCGATCTCAACATCGCGCCGCTCGAGCACGACGTCTGGTCGCACAAGCAATTGCTCAACGTGGTCAGCCACACGCCGGTCGAGACTGAAAACTTCGAGGCGATGCGGTTGGCCGGCGACTGGGTCGACCTGATGCGGCTCAACGTGCCCCTGGAGCAGAAGCTCTACACCTGGTGGAGTTATCGCGCGCAGGATTGGGAAGCCTCCAATCGCGGCCGGCGGCTCGACCATGTCTGGTCATCGCCCAATTTGGTGCCCGATTTCGCCGGCTACGAGATCCTGAGGGCGGCGCGCGGCTGGGAACGGCCGTCGGACCATGTGCCGGTCATCGCGCGCTTCGACCTGGATTAG
- a CDS encoding cyclic nucleotide-binding domain-containing protein, with amino-acid sequence MALDDDIRILSAVKLFQGFTQEQLRLLAFGAENTLLQANHKLYREDDEADSAYVVVSGRIVLYREQTGERIPIGTAGPGTILSELALIADSNRLTSASAEIDSEVIRLSRKMFRRILEEYPEVAVKLHERISEEFQTMIRRIEKLAPRFSG; translated from the coding sequence ATGGCGCTGGATGACGACATCCGCATCCTGTCCGCCGTGAAGCTCTTCCAGGGTTTCACGCAGGAACAGCTGCGTCTGCTCGCCTTCGGCGCCGAGAACACCCTGCTGCAAGCCAACCACAAGCTTTACCGCGAGGACGATGAGGCCGATTCGGCCTATGTCGTGGTCAGCGGACGCATCGTGCTCTATCGCGAGCAAACTGGCGAGCGCATCCCGATCGGCACCGCCGGCCCCGGCACAATCCTGAGCGAACTGGCGTTGATCGCCGACAGCAACCGGCTGACCAGCGCCTCGGCCGAAATCGACTCCGAAGTGATCAGGCTGAGCCGCAAGATGTTCCGCCGCATCCTGGAGGAATATCCCGAAGTCGCGGTGAAACTCCACGAGCGCATTTCCGAGGAATTCCAGACCATGATCCGCCGCATCGAGAAACTGGCGCCGCGGTTTTCGGGGTGA
- a CDS encoding response regulator transcription factor — protein MTSRTILIVDDDDDLRGTLVEQLALYEEFDVLQEATAAKGVTAARGGLIDLLIMDVGLPDMDGREAVKILRKGGYKAPIIMLTGHDTDSDTILGLEAGANDYVTKPFRFAVLLARIRAQLRQHEQSEDATFSVGPYTFKPSQKLLIDPRGGKVRLTEKEASIIKYLYRADQKVVTRDVLLEEVWGYNSGVTTHTLETHVYRLRQKIERDPSNAEILVTESGGYKLVP, from the coding sequence ATGACTTCACGCACCATTCTGATCGTCGACGACGATGACGACCTGCGCGGCACACTGGTCGAGCAACTTGCCCTCTACGAGGAATTCGACGTGCTGCAGGAAGCGACCGCGGCAAAAGGCGTCACCGCGGCACGCGGCGGCCTCATCGACCTGCTCATCATGGATGTCGGCCTGCCCGACATGGATGGCCGCGAGGCGGTGAAGATCCTGCGCAAGGGCGGCTACAAGGCGCCCATCATCATGCTGACCGGCCACGACACCGATTCGGACACGATTCTGGGTCTAGAGGCCGGCGCCAACGACTATGTGACGAAGCCGTTCCGCTTCGCGGTGCTGTTGGCGCGCATCCGCGCCCAGCTGCGCCAGCATGAGCAGAGCGAGGACGCCACCTTCTCGGTCGGCCCCTACACCTTCAAGCCCAGCCAGAAGCTGCTCATCGACCCGCGTGGCGGCAAGGTGCGGCTGACGGAGAAGGAAGCCTCGATCATCAAATATCTCTATCGCGCCGACCAGAAGGTGGTGACGCGCGACGTGCTGCTCGAGGAGGTCTGGGGCTACAATTCCGGCGTCACCACGCACACGCTGGAAACCCACGTCTACCGGCTGCGCCAGAAGATCGAGCGCGATCCTTCCAATGCGGAAATTCTTGTGACAGAAAGCGGCGGCTACAAGCTGGTTCCTTAA
- a CDS encoding L,D-transpeptidase family protein, with protein MLVKGLRLLTVRARPGHPTQGLLQAGKTVFACALGWGGISADKREGDGATPLGSMRILSGYFRGDQFAGGRRTRLAMTPIGPDLGWCEVPDDRNYNRPVKIPYGASHERMRRDDRLYDACLVLDWNISPRRRGRGSAIFFHLARPGFTPTQGCVAVTARTMARLLPLLSDRTVVRVVR; from the coding sequence ATTTTGGTAAAAGGGCTGCGTTTGCTGACCGTGCGGGCAAGGCCGGGCCATCCAACCCAGGGCCTGCTGCAGGCCGGGAAAACGGTGTTTGCCTGTGCGCTGGGGTGGGGTGGCATCTCGGCCGACAAGCGCGAGGGCGATGGCGCCACGCCGCTCGGCTCGATGCGGATCCTGTCGGGTTATTTCCGGGGAGATCAGTTTGCCGGTGGCCGCCGGACGCGGCTGGCGATGACGCCGATCGGACCCGATCTCGGCTGGTGCGAGGTGCCGGACGACCGCAACTACAACCGGCCGGTCAAGATCCCCTATGGCGCCAGCCACGAACGCATGCGGCGCGACGACCGGCTCTATGATGCCTGCCTGGTGCTCGACTGGAACATTTCGCCGCGCCGCCGTGGGCGTGGCAGCGCCATCTTCTTCCACCTGGCGCGCCCCGGTTTCACGCCGACGCAAGGCTGCGTCGCGGTGACCGCGCGGACCATGGCGCGGCTGCTGCCATTGCTGTCGGATCGGACGGTGGTGAGAGTGGTGAGGTAG
- the gcvA gene encoding transcriptional regulator GcvA gives MARLLPGTRALRTFEAAARHLNFTRAADELGLTPAAVSHQVKEIEDQLDLVLFTRTSRTMRLTEAGNVLFEASIDALDLLNRAVSRARKMTRGTALLKVTLDAQFATKWLMRRVDDFRRQRPGIELRFDITYDVRDFERDDVDIGIRFGTGKYPGLCAHRLFENIIIPVCSPALLASGPPLNEPRDLFQHTLAHIEWSRQGVTWPNWSMWMQAAGVDDFDDSRTLVFGSSTDATQAALDGNAVALADFAMVANDLSQGRLVRPFQLGIKVAPEFAYFLVYPQTAKDDARIVAFREWLLEEAAKTPSTDKA, from the coding sequence ATGGCCCGCCTGCTCCCCGGAACGCGTGCGCTGAGGACCTTCGAGGCAGCGGCGCGGCACCTCAATTTCACCCGTGCCGCCGACGAGCTTGGGCTGACGCCGGCCGCGGTCAGCCACCAGGTCAAGGAAATCGAGGATCAGCTCGATCTGGTGCTGTTCACGCGCACCAGCCGCACCATGCGGCTGACGGAAGCGGGAAACGTGCTGTTCGAGGCGTCGATCGACGCGCTCGACCTGCTCAACCGGGCGGTGTCCCGCGCCCGCAAGATGACGCGCGGCACGGCGTTGCTGAAGGTGACGCTCGACGCGCAGTTCGCGACAAAATGGCTGATGCGGCGCGTCGATGATTTCCGCCGCCAAAGGCCGGGCATCGAGCTGCGCTTCGACATCACCTACGATGTCAGGGACTTCGAGCGCGACGACGTCGACATCGGCATCCGCTTCGGCACCGGCAAATATCCGGGGCTGTGCGCGCACCGGCTGTTCGAAAACATCATCATCCCGGTGTGCAGCCCGGCGCTGCTCGCTTCAGGCCCGCCGCTCAATGAGCCGCGCGATCTGTTCCAGCACACGCTCGCGCATATCGAATGGTCGCGGCAAGGCGTCACCTGGCCGAACTGGAGCATGTGGATGCAGGCGGCGGGCGTCGATGATTTCGACGACAGCCGCACCCTCGTCTTCGGCTCCTCGACCGATGCCACGCAGGCAGCACTGGATGGGAACGCCGTGGCGCTGGCCGATTTCGCCATGGTGGCCAACGACCTGTCGCAGGGACGTCTTGTCCGCCCCTTCCAACTCGGCATCAAGGTCGCGCCGGAATTCGCCTATTTCCTGGTCTATCCGCAAACCGCGAAGGACGACGCGCGCATCGTCGCGTTTCGCGAATGGCTTCTTGAGGAAGCGGCAAAGACGCCCAGCACGGACAAGGCATAG
- a CDS encoding glycosyltransferase family 25 protein has protein sequence MAEKSGFPRDLVFTRICHVKQGYDDRRRHIVREFERRGVPVYFYTDWDRPDITPEIRNELVAPTFTHAPAVSLALKHVGIWRDFLETDLPYCLVFEDDVFLARDFVAKFRQGMAELGSPTRKAVIYLGNGSNYYTPSWKLRRGQRLYPALHARCTDSYLITRPVAEARCAWIDQNKIYTSIDHQVEQMDEKLGIEMLWFERPIVEQGSENGAFETSISAKRYPRLYKSLKWKWKKYTRMVFGHNARS, from the coding sequence ATGGCAGAAAAGTCCGGATTTCCGCGCGACCTGGTGTTCACCCGGATCTGTCACGTCAAGCAGGGTTACGACGACCGACGCCGCCACATTGTCCGCGAGTTCGAGCGGCGCGGCGTGCCAGTCTATTTTTACACGGACTGGGACCGGCCCGATATCACCCCGGAGATCCGCAACGAGCTGGTCGCGCCCACCTTTACCCACGCGCCGGCCGTTTCGCTGGCGCTGAAGCATGTCGGCATCTGGCGCGATTTCCTTGAGACCGACCTGCCCTATTGCCTGGTGTTCGAGGACGACGTCTTCCTCGCCCGCGACTTCGTCGCCAAGTTCCGGCAAGGGATGGCCGAGCTTGGCAGCCCCACGCGCAAGGCCGTCATCTATCTCGGCAATGGCAGCAACTACTACACGCCGAGCTGGAAATTGCGCAGGGGTCAAAGGCTCTACCCGGCACTCCATGCCAGATGTACCGATTCCTACCTCATCACCCGTCCGGTCGCCGAAGCCCGTTGCGCCTGGATCGATCAGAACAAGATATACACCTCGATCGACCACCAGGTCGAACAGATGGATGAGAAGCTCGGCATTGAAATGCTGTGGTTCGAACGGCCGATTGTCGAGCAGGGAAGCGAAAACGGAGCGTTTGAGACCTCCATTTCCGCGAAAAGATACCCGCGTTTGTACAAGAGCCTGAAATGGAAGTGGAAGAAGTACACAAGGATGGTCTTCGGTCACAACGCCCGGTCGTGA
- a CDS encoding DUF1761 domain-containing protein yields the protein MDFSAVNWLAVIAAAVVAWLFGAAWYMALSKPWLKAARLDATTMKKSPLPFIISFIAELIMAYIMALVVGAMTGGEPTWLAGLIFGFVLWLGFVATTLSVNHRYENFGWDLTLIDGGHWLGVLLIIGAVIGWFGAAAS from the coding sequence ATGGATTTTTCAGCAGTGAACTGGCTGGCGGTGATCGCCGCCGCTGTCGTGGCTTGGCTGTTCGGTGCCGCCTGGTACATGGCGTTGAGCAAACCATGGCTCAAAGCCGCCAGGCTCGATGCCACGACCATGAAGAAATCGCCGCTGCCCTTCATCATCAGCTTCATCGCCGAACTGATCATGGCCTACATCATGGCCCTGGTCGTCGGCGCCATGACCGGCGGCGAGCCGACATGGCTTGCAGGGCTTATCTTCGGCTTCGTGCTTTGGCTGGGTTTCGTCGCCACGACGCTGTCGGTCAACCATCGCTATGAGAATTTCGGCTGGGACCTGACCCTCATCGACGGCGGTCACTGGCTGGGTGTCTTGTTGATCATCGGCGCGGTGATCGGCTGGTTCGGCGCCGCGGCAAGCTGA
- a CDS encoding class I SAM-dependent methyltransferase, with amino-acid sequence MEGSLPHGRPDTCSVTVLTPNSAQKFILDNTALIAPPHVPEIVLRLADEAHDLWQRTEDELVEIGLPPPFWAFAWAGGQGLARYVLDNPDKVRGKRVLDFASGSGLVAIAAAKAGAVEVIAADIDPFCATAIRLNGEANDVQVKFLGTDCIGADAGWDVILAGDVFYDKSFADLLMPWFATLKARGAEIFVGDPGRSYMPTAGLEPLAVYEVAVTRALEDALVKRTTVWRFA; translated from the coding sequence ATGGAAGGAAGTCTGCCGCATGGGCGGCCTGATACCTGCTCCGTGACGGTCCTGACGCCAAACAGCGCGCAAAAATTCATTCTCGACAACACGGCGCTGATAGCGCCGCCGCATGTGCCTGAGATTGTTCTGCGCCTCGCCGATGAAGCGCACGATCTTTGGCAGCGGACCGAGGACGAACTGGTCGAGATCGGCCTGCCACCACCCTTCTGGGCGTTTGCCTGGGCCGGCGGCCAAGGCCTCGCCCGCTATGTCCTGGACAATCCCGACAAGGTGCGGGGCAAGCGCGTGCTCGACTTCGCCTCGGGCTCCGGCCTCGTCGCCATCGCCGCCGCCAAGGCGGGCGCCGTTGAGGTGATCGCCGCCGACATCGACCCGTTCTGCGCCACCGCGATCCGGCTCAACGGCGAGGCCAATGACGTCCAGGTCAAATTCCTCGGCACCGACTGCATCGGCGCCGATGCGGGCTGGGACGTGATCCTGGCCGGTGACGTTTTCTACGACAAATCCTTCGCCGATCTGTTGATGCCGTGGTTTGCGACGCTCAAGGCACGCGGCGCCGAGATCTTCGTTGGCGATCCCGGTCGGTCATACATGCCAACGGCCGGGCTGGAACCGCTTGCCGTCTATGAAGTCGCCGTCACCCGGGCATTGGAGGACGCGCTGGTCAAGCGCACCACTGTCTGGCGGTTTGCTTGA